One stretch of Armigeres subalbatus isolate Guangzhou_Male chromosome 2, GZ_Asu_2, whole genome shotgun sequence DNA includes these proteins:
- the LOC134212594 gene encoding histone-lysine N-methyltransferase SMYD3-like: MRKLFHKKGSLILKEKPFACVLQSRYRAERCDRCFKQGKVLKCSNCLYVRYCNRFCQKEAWPDHQDECGKLKAIGASTVPDAALMMSRIIRKLQKGGDFQKGYYTTKFYRRFKDLMTHEDNIRNDAQRMEHFQSLLVVLQSLIEETAMPCSAELLQIFGKMCINSFNILDDDMNSIGTGMYLGTSIIDHSCSPNAVATFDGSTVHVRLLEDYQGSEVDFSKVFISYIDLMNPADERKARLSAQYYFDCKCERCRDEQELKLMNAGACPNVDCDEPIAMLDREVKKCPSCDTDIKHSAREKFREVTDFTSAQLAKMKNVAYLDICQLCLRKQENILHYYNAWYLKTLDHAFEGAISMEKWEDAINYGLRLKDGFKKYNGPFHPLYGLLLLKVGKIQLLRKLVKEALQSINDSEKILRVTHGEEHELYKHQLIPLLCQAASEYEMMDK, encoded by the exons ATGAGGAAACTATTCCACAAAAAAGGAAGTTTGATTCTCAAAGAGAAACCATTCGCCTGTGTGTTACAATCGCGGTACCGTGCCGAACGTTGCGATAGGTGTTTTAAACA GGGCAAAGTTCTGAAATGTTCCAACTGCCTGTACGTGCGATACTGTAACCGATTTTGCCAGAAAGAGGCATGGCCAGACCACCAAGATGAATGTGGCAAGCTGAAGGCCATAGGAGCCAGCACTGTACCAGATGCAGCCCTAATGATGTCTCGCATAATCCGGAAGCTGCAGAAGGGGGGCGATTTTCAGAAGGGTTACTACACCACTAAGTTCTATCGACGTTTTAAAGATCTAATGACGC ATGAGGACAATATAAGGAATGATGCACAACGAATGGAACATTTTCAATCATTGTTGGTGGTTTTGCAATCTTTAATAGAAGAGACAGCTATGCCATGCAGTGCCGAGTTATTGCAGATATTTGGGAAG ATGTGCATCAACAGCTTTAACATTCTGGACGACGATATGAACAGTATTGGTACTGGAATGTACCTGGGAACCTCAATCATCGATCACAGCTGCAGTCCAAATGCTGTGGCCACATTCGACGGCAGCACTGTCCACGTGCGATTGCTCGAAGACTATCAGGGCAGTGAGGTGGACTTCTCGAAGGTTTTCATTTCCTACATTGACTTGATGAACCCGGCAGACGAGCGGAAAGCGCGCCTCAGTGCACAGTACTATTTCGATTGCAAATGCGAGCGATGTCGAGACGAACAGGAACTGAAACTGATGAATGCCGGCGCTTGTCCGAACGTCGACTGCGACGAACCAATAGCGATGCTGGATCGAGAGGTGAAAAAATGTCCAAGCTGCGACACCGACATCAAACATTCCGCGagggagaaattccgggaggtcACCGACTTCACCTCGGCTCAGTTAGCTAAGATGAAAAATGTTGCTT ATTTGGACATTTGTCAGTTGTGTTTGAGAAAACAGGAAAACATTCTACACTACTACAACGCATGGTACCTAAAGACACTGGATCACGCTTTCGAAGGAGCTATTAGTATGGAGAAATGGGAAGATGCTATCAACTATGGTCTGCGACTGAAAGACGGATTCAAGAAATACAACGGCCCGTTTCATCCATTGTACGGGCTGCTTTTGTTGAAAGTAGGAAAGATTCAGCTTTTAAGAAAGCTCGTCAAAGAAGCGCTGCAGAGTATCAACGATAGTGAGAAGATTTTGCGAGTGACTCATGGGGAGGAACACGAGTTGTATAAACATCAGCTGATCCCACTGCTTTGCCAAGCGGCAAGTGAATATGAAATGATGGACAAATAA